The proteins below come from a single Campylobacter sp. CCUG 57310 genomic window:
- a CDS encoding DUF2892 domain-containing protein, with product MLSTKSRAIRVIFGILLMALIWYFFKSYWALIGLVPIIVGLTGFCPACYFMGKCSIKR from the coding sequence ATGCTAAGCACGAAAAGCAGAGCTATAAGAGTGATTTTTGGAATTTTGTTGATGGCTTTGATATGGTATTTTTTTAAAAGCTATTGGGCTTTGATAGGGCTTGTGCCTATCATTGTAGGGCTTACGGGATTTTGCCCGGCATGCTATTTTATGGGCAAGTGCTCCATAAAAAGATAA
- the leuB gene encoding 3-isopropylmalate dehydrogenase gives MKRYNIAVIKGDGIGPEIVDEAVRVLDVVSAKHGFELNYEFFLMGGAAIDVFKEPLPDVTLQGALNSDAVLFGAIGGDKWDNMPRHLRPESGLLKLRKELGAYANLRPAFVFDELVDASTLKPSVLQNVDFIVVRELTGGIYFGQPREKKDGSAFNTMIYTKPEIERIAKVAFEAAMSRKKHVCMVDKANVLETSQLWRETVAEVAKSYPEVKLDFMYVDNAAMQMVRNPRQFDVILTENLFGDILSDEASMVVGSIGLLPSASIGGKVGIYEPIHGSAPDIAGQGIANPIATILSAAMLLRYSFGEEEAAKDIENAVQKALAEGYRTKDIAEFGAKEVCSTSEMGGIIVDFIDA, from the coding sequence ATGAAGAGATATAATATTGCGGTAATTAAAGGCGACGGGATCGGTCCTGAGATAGTAGATGAGGCTGTAAGGGTTCTTGATGTGGTTAGTGCAAAGCACGGATTTGAGCTTAATTACGAGTTTTTCTTAATGGGCGGAGCCGCGATTGATGTTTTTAAAGAGCCACTTCCCGATGTTACACTGCAAGGTGCGCTAAATAGCGATGCGGTACTTTTTGGAGCGATAGGCGGAGATAAATGGGATAATATGCCTCGCCATTTGCGCCCTGAAAGCGGACTTTTAAAGCTTAGAAAAGAACTTGGTGCTTACGCAAATTTGCGTCCTGCATTTGTATTTGACGAGCTTGTGGATGCCAGCACTCTTAAGCCAAGCGTGCTTCAAAATGTGGATTTTATAGTAGTTCGCGAGCTAACTGGAGGAATTTACTTTGGACAGCCTCGTGAGAAGAAAGACGGTAGCGCTTTTAACACCATGATATATACAAAGCCTGAAATTGAGCGCATAGCAAAGGTTGCCTTTGAAGCGGCGATGAGTCGCAAGAAACACGTCTGTATGGTTGATAAGGCAAACGTCCTTGAGACCAGTCAGCTTTGGCGGGAAACGGTTGCCGAAGTTGCCAAGAGCTATCCTGAGGTGAAGCTTGATTTTATGTATGTGGATAACGCGGCTATGCAGATGGTAAGAAACCCGCGCCAATTTGACGTGATACTTACTGAAAATTTATTCGGTGATATATTAAGCGATGAGGCAAGCATGGTAGTAGGCTCGATAGGATTGCTTCCAAGTGCGAGCATAGGCGGCAAGGTAGGCATTTACGAGCCTATCCACGGATCGGCTCCCGATATCGCAGGACAGGGCATAGCAAATCCTATCGCTACGATATTAAGCGCCGCAATGTTGCTTAGATATTCATTTGGCGAAGAAGAGGCTGCAAAAGACATAGAAAATGCCGTGCAAAAAGCACTTGCAGAGGGCTATAGGACAAAAGATATAGCCGAATTTGGCGCTAAAGAGGTCTGCTCTACAAGCGAAATGGGCGGAATTATAGTTGATTTTATAGACGCATGA
- a CDS encoding SLAC1 anion channel family protein → MPLLWGLGGLSLAYEKLNLVFSLSNFVFEILRSLTSLVFILITTIYLIKFIKFNEQVREEFAHPIKINFFAAFSISLFLLSAMWREFDLLHQILFYFALAIQSFLTLYVVSFWINKNMLISHSNPAWFIPIVGNLVVVIASKENGLFLWYYFSVGMFFWVVLFTIVFYRIIFHDQLAQKFIPTLFILIAPPAVGFLGYLKLTGNFDTIAQILLNLTLFFVLLILFMFRNFTKLKFFLS, encoded by the coding sequence TTGCCGTTATTATGGGGGCTTGGAGGGCTAAGTCTTGCTTATGAGAAGCTAAATTTGGTCTTTAGCCTATCAAATTTCGTATTTGAAATTTTAAGATCTCTAACAAGTTTGGTTTTTATCCTTATCACCACTATTTATCTGATTAAATTTATAAAATTTAACGAGCAGGTTAGAGAGGAATTTGCCCATCCCATCAAGATAAATTTCTTTGCGGCATTTAGTATTTCGCTATTTTTGCTATCTGCGATGTGGCGTGAATTTGATCTTTTGCATCAAATTTTATTTTATTTTGCACTCGCGATTCAAAGCTTTTTAACGCTTTACGTGGTTTCGTTCTGGATAAATAAAAACATGCTAATATCTCACTCAAATCCCGCTTGGTTCATCCCGATAGTCGGCAACCTCGTAGTAGTTATCGCAAGCAAAGAAAATGGCTTGTTTTTGTGGTATTACTTTAGCGTGGGAATGTTTTTTTGGGTGGTTTTATTTACTATCGTTTTTTATCGCATTATCTTTCACGATCAGCTCGCACAGAAATTTATCCCTACTCTTTTTATACTCATAGCTCCGCCTGCGGTAGGATTTTTAGGCTACTTGAAACTTACGGGCAATTTCGATACGATAGCTCAAATTTTATTAAATTTAACGCTATTTTTCGTGCTTCTTATACTTTTTATGTTTCGCAATTTCACAAAGCTAAAATTTTTCCTGTCATAG
- a CDS encoding Crp/Fnr family transcriptional regulator, with protein sequence MLSKEDKKILDKEFIDRFEISPADAKKIYESAVAKRLKKGALIYSKDENCGYIIVKSGVLRAFITSQNLKEITIFKLESGDNCVICSSCTMSSFDTEITLSIQEDVEAILIPIQIFKDIKNSYASVLNHALSLISARFAAAISVMEQALFAPLVSRVKNFLMENSKNGEITITHEELANHLGSAREAVSRILKEMEKSGAISQKRGKIYLLDSTL encoded by the coding sequence ATGCTAAGCAAAGAAGATAAGAAAATTTTAGATAAAGAGTTTATAGATAGGTTTGAAATTTCTCCGGCAGATGCTAAGAAAATTTATGAAAGCGCAGTTGCAAAGAGACTTAAAAAGGGAGCTTTGATATATAGCAAAGATGAAAACTGCGGTTACATCATAGTAAAAAGCGGTGTTTTAAGGGCGTTTATAACCTCTCAAAATCTCAAGGAGATAACGATATTTAAGCTTGAAAGCGGCGATAATTGCGTTATTTGTTCATCTTGCACCATGAGTTCTTTTGATACCGAGATAACGCTTAGCATACAAGAAGACGTCGAGGCGATACTTATACCGATTCAAATTTTTAAAGATATTAAAAATAGCTACGCAAGCGTGCTAAATCATGCTCTTAGTCTGATTTCTGCTAGGTTTGCCGCTGCCATAAGCGTTATGGAGCAAGCGCTCTTTGCGCCTCTTGTAAGTAGGGTTAAAAATTTTTTAATGGAAAATTCTAAAAACGGCGAAATAACCATCACTCACGAAGAGCTTGCAAATCACCTTGGAAGCGCGCGTGAAGCCGTTTCAAGGATATTAAAAGAGATGGAAAAAAGCGGAGCGATATCTCAAAAAAGAGGCAAAATTTATCTGCTTGATAGCACTCTTTAA
- a CDS encoding LysE family translocator: protein MNYLLFIAIFFPISLMPGINMTFILGLSMSIGYKRSFAMLLGQLFSVGFIASICIFGAGALLLKFEAAFRILKFCSALYIIYLGVMLFFSRGKLSVKSVKNDKNHKKLFIKGLVVSISNPKAWIFLAAILPPFLNQNDPFGIEAYLLLFLLVLIEFICLNIYALGGSMLKKLLINHLRALEIATASLMCIVGVWMLSI from the coding sequence TATAAGCTTAATGCCGGGCATAAATATGACTTTTATCTTGGGGCTTAGCATGAGCATAGGCTATAAGCGCTCTTTTGCTATGCTACTTGGACAGCTCTTTTCGGTAGGATTTATAGCCTCTATTTGTATATTTGGTGCAGGAGCTTTGCTTCTTAAATTTGAAGCGGCATTTAGAATTTTAAAATTTTGCAGTGCGCTTTATATCATCTATCTTGGCGTTATGCTCTTTTTTAGTCGCGGCAAACTAAGTGTTAAAAGCGTAAAAAACGATAAAAACCATAAAAAGCTATTTATTAAAGGGCTTGTAGTAAGCATATCAAACCCGAAGGCTTGGATATTTTTAGCTGCTATTTTACCGCCCTTTTTAAACCAGAACGATCCTTTTGGTATAGAGGCTTATTTGCTTTTGTTTCTGCTGGTTCTCATCGAGTTTATTTGCCTAAACATCTACGCTCTTGGCGGAAGCATGCTTAAAAAATTACTTATAAACCATCTGCGCGCACTTGAGATAGCAACCGCTTCTTTGATGTGTATAGTAGGTGTTTGGATGCTTAGCATCTAG
- a CDS encoding 3-isopropylmalate dehydratase small subunit, with protein MKQGKVWKFGDNIDTDIIIAARYLNTSDENELAKHIMEDADPKFSSKISNGDIIVAGENFGCGSSREHAPLALKAAGIGAIVAKSYARIFYRNSFNTGLLILEISETDEINESDELKIDVDSGVIVNLSTKKEYKFSPIPEFMQELLKSGGLIEYAKKNLQGK; from the coding sequence ATGAAACAAGGTAAAGTTTGGAAATTTGGCGACAATATAGATACCGATATCATTATCGCCGCACGCTATCTAAACACCTCTGACGAAAATGAACTTGCAAAGCACATAATGGAAGATGCCGATCCTAAATTTAGCTCTAAAATTTCAAACGGCGACATTATAGTAGCGGGCGAAAATTTCGGTTGCGGAAGCAGTAGAGAGCATGCTCCTTTGGCTCTTAAGGCAGCAGGCATAGGAGCTATAGTAGCAAAATCTTATGCGAGAATTTTTTATAGAAATAGCTTTAATACGGGTCTTTTGATACTAGAGATAAGCGAGACTGACGAGATAAACGAGAGCGATGAGCTTAAAATCGACGTTGATAGCGGCGTGATAGTAAATTTAAGCACTAAAAAAGAGTATAAATTCAGCCCGATACCTGAATTTATGCAAGAGCTTTTAAAAAGTGGCGGACTTATCGAATATGCGAAGAAAAATTTACAAGGAAAATAA